From Eubalaena glacialis isolate mEubGla1 chromosome 17, mEubGla1.1.hap2.+ XY, whole genome shotgun sequence, a single genomic window includes:
- the LOC133077105 gene encoding large ribosomal subunit protein eL34-like has protein sequence MVQHLTYRRRLSYNTASNKTRLSRTPGNRIVYLYTKKVGKAPKSACGVCPGRLRGVRAVRPKVLIRLSKTKKHVSRAYGGSMCAKCVRDRIKHAFLIEEQKIVVKVLKAQAQSQKAK, from the coding sequence ATGGTTCAGCATTTGACATACCGTCGTAGGCTGTCCTACAATACAGCCTCTAACAAAACCAGGCTGTCCCGAACCCCTGGTAATAGAATTGTTTACCTTTATACCAAGAAAGTTGGGAAAGCACCAAAATCTGCATGTGGCGTGTGCCCAGGCCGACTTCGAGGAGTTCGTGCTGTGAGACCTAAAGTTCTTATAAGGTTGTCTAAAACGAAAAAACATGTTAGCCGGGCCTATGGTGGTTCCATGTGTGCTAAATGTGTCCGTGACAGGATCAAGCATGCTTTCCTCATTGAGGAGCAGAAAATCGTTGTGAAAGTGTTGAAAGCACAAGCGCAGAGTCAGAAAgctaaataa